The genomic window CTGGGGTAGGGCGTAAGGCACATGCGGTACGTTTCTCGTGAGAATTTTTCGCCTGATCTGGGGCTCTGAGGTGAGAGCGGTgactggctggggctgggaacggggaacgGGGACGGCTAGTGGTGGCTGGATATCGAGAAGCACCGTTCTGGGGGGTCCTAGGGCGGCGCCTCCTTTTCTTGGCAGGCCCGGGCGGTGCGGTGCCCGGCTCTGTAATGCTCCGGAGGCAGAGGAAGGGGATCCCATCCCCCCGGTGTTCTGTCTTCGGTGCCAGCGGCTTCCTCGTCTGCTGGGTCTATCCTCAAGCACCGGGACACGCGGCTGCGGCCCCGCGGGGAGGCCGTTTGCCTGGCTTGAGGGCTCTCCTCGGGGGTGGGGGTAAGGCTCTGTGCTAGCGGTTCGGGGAGGCTGGCCCTGGTGACAGATCGTGGGGAAAGCGTTTCTTACAATCTTCTTTTCCTTCTCAGGCTCCCGCAGGGCGGGAGGACTCAGCTCTACTCTTGTCGCTAGAGCGCACTGGCGCTTGGGCTTGAAACCAGACACGACGTTATTGCAACCTTCTCTCTAGATCTGCTCTGCTGCCTCTGGGAGACCTGCTGCCTAACGACGGTTTGGGAGTGATTCTGTGGGTGTGAATGTCTGCACTCTTCGTCCTATGCCCCGGGGCTGTCAGCTTCTATGGCAGGGACCCCTCCTCTCTAAGGTGCCTGGCATAGTGTCCCTGATCCTCATGCAAATAGCACCTAGCTTGGCTTACAACTGGCCCCATGCGGTTTGGGCTCTAACTTGAGctcaatggggggtgggggggggaggggtggaattaATACCCCTTTCAGGGGGCTGATGGTGGGCCTAGGAGTGCTGAGCCCACATGAATTAATGGGACAGGTTCTTAAGTGCCCAAGTAGTTTGAAAATGGGATATTGGGTTTCTGTGTCACatagcccttttgaaaatgtgcccGTCTCTCTGTGGAAGAGCTAATGCTCCAGGTCCAATATGACACAGATATGAGGCAGGTAACTGTTCAGACTTGTCTGTTTGCACAACTTAGCaaagaggtcctggatttcaccAGCTTTGTTTCTATTTGGCTTCCGTCTGTTGTGCAGAGGAGAGTGTTAAGGGAAGTTGCTTTTAAAATGGGTGAGGTGTTCTAGTTTGAAGTAGTGCAAGTCTTTGCGTAGGCGGgcttgtggggtgggggctgagccgGAGTTCTGTCTGGAGGGGGCAGTGCAGCCTACTGGAGAGACTCCTGCATTGGGAGTCAGGTGGCCGTGGTTCTATTCTTTGCTCTGTTGCTGAGCGAGCTTGGTAAGTCCCGTTCCCGCCTCCATAGCATGGGGCTTAAAGAGATCCTGACCTTGGCAAAGCAGGTACCTCTGATCAGAAGTGCGGGGGAAGAGGGTGCGTGAACGCCTGGCACGAAAGCTCACTGATGAACATGCTCTTTGTACTAATAAAGCTTTGAATGGAGTTCCTCTTGTTGGCTGATTTCTGTTTGCGGGATAGGCATGGCGGGGGGGACACTCGTGTTAAAGCGCTGCCTGGCCTCAGCCGTCTCTGCGAGGAGACGTGGTGGAGCCCAAGCTGCCTGAGCGAGGAAAAGATCCCTGTGGAGCTGAACCCTCCTCTGGGGCCATGACCCAGCCACTCAGTAATGGGCGGCAGGGCTCCCCTGGGGCTGGTTAGACGGCGCAGCTCTTAGGGCGGGTGCTGCCCAGCCAGGGAGTACAGAGGACCCGGCATGAGGCTAATCTCTCCCCGCCCCCTCGCTGCTGGTTGCTGTGACCGAAGCCACGTAGCTTCATGGGGGAGGGGAACGTGCGCTCAGGCTCGAGTTACAGCGGCGGGGggcggagcccagggctggatccTTGAGGGCACGAGCGGCCGGGCCCGGCCTCCCGGAGCGCAGCCGCAGGAAGGGGGCGGGGCAGCGAGTCGGGGCAGCCGGGCCCCGAGGAGCCGGAGTCCGGGCTTAGGCCCCGCCACATGGCAATGCTCACGCTCCCCGCGTGGCGCTGCCCGGCCCCTGCTCCGGCCGCTCTGCTCCTGGGCAGGTGGGTGCCAACTCCGCGGCGGGGTGATCAAGGGGGCAAAgcccgcccctcccaccccccggcaGGATGGGCTGGGATGCGTCCGGTCCCCACAGTGGGTGCTAGTTCCCCCCGCCAGGGGTCTCCCACGTACTGCGGGGGGCAGAGTGGACTGGGAAGGGCACAGGCAGGTTCGGGGGGGAGGGGCCATGGAGTGAGGGATGGGGGTTCCCAGTCCCATTGGATCAGTTGTAGGGGCAGAAGATGGGGGTCTTGGTCCCATTGGGTTAGACCAtcatgctgggggcaggggagatgagGTTGGCCCGTGGGGTAAGGCTGGGAGGTATAGGGGAGATAGATTGGGGGGAAGGTGAGAGTCCTGGCCTCATGGGGTCAGGCTGGGGCGGGGAGAGAGTGTCACACAGTTGGGGCCCAGCACTATGAGATCAGCctaggggtgggggagatggggatcTCAGCCCTATGGGTAAGGTtagggggtgtgggaggagatgggatcagattgagggacatgagtGGGAAGGGTCCTTGCCCTATGGGGTTACTTGGAGAGGTGAGGATCCAGGTCATATGGAGTCAGGCTGGGTTATGATGGGGGAGATGGGCTcagactggggggaggggtggtcctagcaccatggggccagTTGGCAGGGGGATCACAGCCCCAGAAATGGCACATTCAGTCTCACttacctcatccccagctccgcaGCATATGTGGGCTCCATGTAGGGTTGCTCCAAGATCTTTTGTCTCTGTCTGCTGGCtctagcagggccacccagaggattcaggggtctggcactttggtggtgggtcctggggtggaaggaccccccgctgtggGTCTTTGGGgtactttggcagcgggtcccagagcgaaaGGACCCcgcgccaccgaattgctgccgaagaccgggagcggaagcaGCTCTGGAGGcctgggccccatgagagttttctggggcccccggagcgagtgaaggaccctgctccagaggccctgaaaaactctcgtgggggcccctgtggggcctggggcaaattgccccatttttccttcccccccgcccccgggcagccctgggctccagggtggggttgCACCCTCTGCATCACCCAGCCACCCAAGGGGAGTCAGCATGGGTAGCAGGGGCTCTCCAATACCCCTCCATCATAACTccacagggctgggatccagcctAGGCCTGAGCTGAGACTGGGCAATCCAGGCTCTATAGAGCTTCAGACCCCTCcccactggccctgctgggatcttctcccctccccctaccaACTCCCCAGCCCATGGACTGACCCCTCTTTCCTCTTCCCAGATGGCCTGCTCCACAGCATGGCCCAGCCTGGCACATGGGACCGCTTCTACACACAGCAGGACACAGCTGGCACCCCCAGCCATTTCAACTGGTTCTTCGACTACATGGCTATCTCTGGGCTCCTGCTCCCGGCCCTGCGGGGGTGCGGCCCCCCTGAAGCCAATCCCAACCCCACTCGCGTGCTCGAAGTCGGCTGTGGCACTTCAGATCTGAGCCTGGGGCTATACCGGGACTCCCCACACCCTGTCCACATCTCCTGTGTGGATGTGTCACCTGTGGCTATCAAGTCTCTTCACCGGCTGCTCCAGGAGGTCCCCCCACCCCGACACCCCCTCTCCCAGCTTCACCTCCATGTAGCTGATGCCACTGACCTTGAGGGGGGTGGCTTTGGGGATGGTTCTTTCCACCTGGTGCTGGACAAGGGCACGTGTGATTCACTGCTGCGCTGCGCCCAGGGGCCAAGCCAGGCCAGGCGGCTGGTGGCCGAGTGCCTCCGGGTGCTGCGCCCTGGGGGCAGCTTGCTGCAGTTTTCAGACGAGGACCCAGATGCCAGGGTCCCTTtcctggagcaggctggggcacctggcgtgACAGTGCAGGAAGTCGGTCCCCTTGGTGGCATGTGCTACTATGTCTACACGCTCTGCAGGCCGGCCCTGGAGACACCAACCACTGTGGCACTGAACTAGAAGAACACAGGAGACCCTGGGCTATGGGGCCATGGATATGGGGGTGGGGAATCAGGGACCCTGCCCAAAGGGAGTTCAggactgagggtgggggggcaTTAGGGACTATGGGGATGGTGCCTCCAGCCAGTGTGCCAGGGGACTTCCACAGCAGCatgtgctcagggtgggggtgcccAAGCCAGCTGGAGAATCATTAATAAAGGAATTAGCACCTTTCTGGAGTCTGGCTCAGTACTCTATCCTCCTACATCTAGGGGTGGTCACCCCCATTGTGGGCAACCCCCCCCTTGAACAGCAGCCTCCTCCTACTGCATCATctgggggccctgcaccccagatTCAGGTGCCCAGGTA from Gopherus flavomarginatus isolate rGopFla2 chromosome 6, rGopFla2.mat.asm, whole genome shotgun sequence includes these protein-coding regions:
- the CSKMT gene encoding LOW QUALITY PROTEIN: citrate synthase-lysine N-methyltransferase CSKMT, mitochondrial (The sequence of the model RefSeq protein was modified relative to this genomic sequence to represent the inferred CDS: inserted 2 bases in 1 codon), which translates into the protein MAMLTLPAWRCPXPLLRPLCSWADGLLHSMAQPGTWDRFYTQQDTAGTPSHFNWFFDYMAISGLLLPALRGCGPPEANPNPTRVLEVGCGTSDLSLGLYRDSPHPVHISCVDVSPVAIKSLHRLLQEVPPPRHPLSQLHLHVADATDLEGGGFGDGSFHLVLDKGTCDSLLRCAQGPSQARRLVAECLRVLRPGGSLLQFSDEDPDARVPFLEQAGAPGVTVQEVGPLGGMCYYVYTLCRPALETPTTVALN